The following are encoded together in the Lathyrus oleraceus cultivar Zhongwan6 chromosome 3, CAAS_Psat_ZW6_1.0, whole genome shotgun sequence genome:
- the LOC127126388 gene encoding protein EARLY RESPONSIVE TO DEHYDRATION 15 codes for MALVSGGRSTLNPNAPLYIPAAFRQVEDFSPEWWQLVTTLTWYHDYWLNQQHDDEGFYDDEFDGNDVVDLLPDAFDLDVNDDDDLSIEAQLEEFIKSSEAQDEAFAESGLKKFTG; via the coding sequence ATGGCATTAGTTTCTGGAGGAAGATCAACCCTAAACCCGAATGCGCCTCTTTACATTCCGGCTGCTTTTCGTCAAGTGGAGGATTTTTCTCCGGAATGGTGGCAGCTGGTGACGACACTGACATGGTACCATGACTACTGGCTTAACCAGCAGCATGATGATGAAGGCTTCTACGACGATGAATTTGATGGCAATGATGTGGTTGATTTGCTTCCTGATGCATTTGATCTTGAcgtgaatgatgatgatgatctTTCTATTGAAGCTCAGCTTGAAGAGTTTATCAAGTCTTCTGAAGCTCAAGATGAAGCGTTTGCAGAGTCCGGATTGAAGAAATTTACTGGATGA